CACGCGGCCGCGATCCAACCGGTTCGATCGACCACTTCATTGCTCTCGTAAATGGCGCTAAAACCGCTCCGGGCTTTCTTGAGAGCATTCGCCTTGGCTAACAGGTCTTTCTGATCATTGCGAAGGTACGTCTCCGAAATGTTGTACAGGTTGATCATTTCATCCAGGTGGGATTTCGCCTGGGCATCCTGCAACAAACGGATTCGGGCCTGCCAGGTGCCTTTCTTCTCCGCTCGAACCTTCTTGATCTCCTCATCGAGCAGCTTGGTCGATTTCTGGAAACGGGTGGCGGCGTTTTCAAACATCGGGCGGGCTTTCTCCGCCTCGGTATTCTTGGAGACTTCATCTTCGCTTCGCCGTGATTTCAGCAGCTGCGACCGGGCCAGATAGGAAGTGAGCTTGGCCAGTTCGACGTTTGCTTCCGGATGGTTGGCATTTTTTTTCAGAAAGGAATCGAATTCTGCACGGGCCTGGGACAGCAGCAGACTTCGTTTACCTTCATCGAGTTCCACACCCGCCAGTTCCATCATCGTGCGAGCGTATTCCAGCGACAGATCGTCGAGAATATCGGCCGGGGCGGAGGGCCGGATTTTTCGAATATATTCCAGAGCGAGATCGGGCAGGCCTTCGTTACGCAGACCGCGAATAAAGTCGATATAGGGAGGAGCTTCGGCCGCCACCGGGGCATTTTGAATCAAAAGCACTAAAAGCAAAATTCCTGACAACCTGCGCATGGCCGGAAAACCCAATTTCGGAGAGATAATGCTTGGTGAGGAGTGCATATTGCAATTCTGTACCGGGAGCTAGAGAGTTACAAGTGGCATTTCCAATTTTTCAACTATCCCAGGAGGTTGGCGAGTGCATTTTTCAACGAAGTGAACCGGAACGAGTAGCCATTTTCCGAAAGTCGCGCGGGATAGACTCTTTGGCTGCCCACGGCCACCTCCGTCACTTCTCCCAGGGCAATTCTCATCAGAAATTCAGGAACCGGAAACCAACTCGGCCGGTGCAGCTGATCCCCCAAAGCTTTGGAAAAACCCCAGTTGCGGATCGGTTCCGGAGCCGTGAGATTGAGCGGCCCCTGGATCTGGGAATTATTCAGAGCAAAAAGCAGGGCTTCGACCTGATCTTCGATGTGAATCCAACTCATCCACTGCTGGCCATCGCTAAGTGGCCCGCCGAAGAAGAAACGAAATGGAGGGATCATTTGCTTAAGAGAACCCCCGGCAGGATCTAGTACTATTCCGGTCCGGATAGAGACGACTCGCGCAGCGTTCTCTGCCTCACTGGCGGCTGCTTCCCAGGCTTGGCATAGCTGCGCCAGAAAATCGGTTCCGGGTGCACTCTTTTCGGTGAGTTCCTCATCCCCGCGCGAGCCGTAATAGCCAATTGCCGAACCCGACAGGAAGATGCGGTTCGATCTCCGTTTCTCTCGTAAGCGATTCGCTAGAATCTGTGTCGAGAGAACCCGACTATCCCAAAGCTTTTGCTTGAATTTCTTCGACCAGCGATGGGCAAACACCGGTTCCCCGGCGAGATGGATCACCGCATCGCATTCGTCGACCCGTTTCAGCCAGCTTTCGTCTGCCACAGCCGGGTCGCCGGTAATCGTCGTCCAACTTTCCGAGACCGGACCTTCGTGTCGCGAGAGCAGGAAGACTTCGTGGTTCGCTTCGACCAGCCGGGGTAGCAGCTTTCTACCGATCAGGCCGGTGCCGCCGGTTACAAAAATACGCATAAGGACTCAGGGAAAGGGTGTCTGAAGGGAACTGGCTTAATGACTGGAGCGATCTTTAACTTCATTTAAAATTTGCTTCATCAACCTTTCCAGATCGCGGATATAGTCCTTTCCACGATCGACTTTAGTCACGATTCGCTCGAACTCCCGCTTCAAGCGATGGGAGGTTTCCACCATCTGTTCTTTATATTTGTCTTCCATTTGGTGGCGGACTTCGGCAGTCATTCGCAGCGTACCATCTCCGGTTTCCCGAATGATTTGCATTTTTCGACCCAATTGCCGAATCTTGGGCCAAGCTCTGATCCAGCTTTCCCGATCAACGACGCTATGCAATTCGTCCGCCAGGGCATCCATGCTGTTCAGAGAATCCTGAGCCAACGTATCCGCCGGCTCCTCGGTTAAGTTTGGGCTGTTGCAGGCCGTCAGAAATAAAAGCAGTATCGAGACGGGAAGGAGTTTTCGCATCATATTGCTCAGAAATTGATCACTTTGGGGAGATTCATCAACTTGCACCAGATGGACAACTGGCCCAGGTGCAGGGCGTGATGGGAGAAGAGGAGGTTTTCCACGAAGTCGCGAACGGTCGGCAATTCTTTGTTGAAAAAGCGTGAAGGATTCGGCTTCTCCAGACGTTGCGGTGAAACTTCATTCAGGGCCGTCAGGATCATCTCCGAAATCTGGCTCAGTTGCGCCAGCATCTCCTTTTTACTGGGCAATTCTTTGGGCATATCGGCCAGATTCGAACCTGGGCCAAACCATTGGGTATACTCCTGGGGACAAAGTTTAGTACCGCCCAACAACGCCAGCGCCCCATCCCAGGCCATGCACAGATGACCGATTACCCAGATAGGCGGATTGATCGCCGGGGTCGGTTGGGTCCGGGTTTGCTCCTCCGGGATCTCCGCAAAGACCTTTTGAGTCAGGCCCATCATATATCGAAACAGCGTGGTATTGATTGGTGACGACATCCTGTTCCTCCCGGGCACTGTGCAAAAATCCCCTTTTTCAATATCTCATTACCATATATTTATACGGAAATGAGACCTGTTCACTTTCGCAGAGGAAAAATTCGAAATGTCGCAGAAGCACGTGTATTCTTTCGGCGGAAAAACAGCCGATGGTAACGGCAAGCAGAAGGAACTACTGGGAGGCAAAGGGGCGAATCTCGCAGAAATGTGTTTGATTGGAATTCCGGTTCCTCCCGGTTTTACCATTACGACGGAAGTTTGCGCTGCCTACTACGAAGCGGGCAAGAAGATTCCGGAAGCCGCAGTCCCGGAAATTGACGCCGCCGTCACGAAAATGGAAGCAGTTTTCGGCGGCAAGAAATTTGGCGATCCGGCCGATCCTCTGTTGGTTTCGGTTCGCTCCGGGGCGGCTCTCTCCATGCCCGGGATGATGAACACCATTCTTAACCTGGGTCTCACCGATACTTCCGTCGAGGGATTGGCCAAAAAGACCGGCAATCCCCGCTTCGCCTACGATAGCTTCCGACGACTGATCGACATGTTCGGTTCCACGGCCATGGGCTGCGAGCATGAAGATTTCGAACACGAAATTCACAAGTTGAAGGAAGAAAAGAAGGTCAAACTCGATACCGATCTGTCGGCGGATGATCTCAAAGAACTCGTCAAACGCTACAAGGCCGTTTACAAGAAGCACGTCGGCGAAGATTTCCCCAACGATCCCCGCAAGCAGTTGATGCTATCTATCAATGCCGTGTTCAATTCCTGGCACGGGCACAAGGCCGTGGAATATCGTCGCATCGAACGCATCACCGGCCTTAAAGGCACGGCGGTAAACGTTCAGGCGATGGTGTTCGGCAACATGGGCGAATCTTCCGGTACCGGTGTAGCGTTTACCCGCGATCCGAATACCGGCGAAAACGTCTTCTACGGCGATTACCTGATCAACGCCCAGGGCGAAGACGTCGTGGCCGGGATTCGAACCCCCGAGCCAATCGCTAAACTCGAAGAGCAGATGCCCAAAGTCTATGCCCAGCTCGTCGAAATCCGCCAAACACTCGAAAAACACTTCAAGGATATGCAGGATATCGAGTTCACCGTTCAGGATGGTGTACTCTACATGCTGCAAACCCGTAACGGCAAGCGCACCGGCACGGCCGCTGTGAAGATCGCAGTCGATATGGTGAAGGAAAAGCTGATCGACGAAGCCACCGCCGTGAAGCGAGTGAACCCCGATTCGCTGAACCACCTGTTGCAACCGCAGCTCGATCCGAAATCGAAGATCAAGCCGGTGGCCCAGGGGATTGCCGCCAGCCCAGGTGGAGCTTCGGGCAAAATCGTTCTGTCGGCCGAAGCCGCCGTCGAGCACGCCGCCAAGCACCCCGGCGATCCGATCATGCTGGTGCGAAAAGAAACCAGCCCGGAAGACGTGGCCGGTATGCACCTGGCACGCGGCATTCTGACGAGCACGGGTGGTAAAGCCAGCCATGCGGCCGTGGTGGCTCGCGGTTGGGGCAAGCCTTGCGTCGTCGGCTGCGAAGCTGTCAAAATCGATGAAAAAGCGGGCGTGGTCGTGATCAGCGGCCAAACTCTGAAAGCAGGCGATTTCATTACGATCAACGGTACTACCGGAGATGTGATGATCGGTAAAGTGGAAACTATCGCCCCCAGCATGACCGGCGACTTCTCCACCCTGATGACCTGGGCCGATAAATCCCGCAAGCTGAAGATTCGCACCAATGCCGACAGCCCGGCCGACGCTTTGAAGGCTCGCGAATTCGGCGCGGAAGGTATCGGCCTCTGCCGAACGGAACATATGTTCTTCGGAGAAGACCGCATCTCCGCCGTGCGCGAAATGATTCTGTCCACGACCGAGGAAGGGCGGAAGAAGGCTCTTGCGAAGATCGAACCGTATCAGAAGGCGGACTTCGTAGGGATCTTCGAAGCGATGGACGGTTTCCCCGTCACCATCCGCCTGCTCGATCCCCCGCTACACGAGTTCCTGCCACAAAAGGACAACAAGGCCGGTGCGGAAGCCGTGGCCAAGCAGATCGGTGTGACTGTCGAAAAGATTTTCGAACGCGTTGAAGAACTCCACGAAATGAATCCGATGATGGGTTTCCGCGGCTGCCGATTGCCGCTGGTGTTCCCAGAAATTGGCGACATGCAGGTTCGAGCCATCATCGAAGCCGCCATCGAAGTCAAGAAGAAGGGTAAGAGCGTCCTTCCGGAAATCATGATTCCGCTGGTCGGCATCGTCGAAGAACTGATTATCCTCAAGAAGCGAGCCATCGCAGTGGCCGAGGAAGCCATGGCGAAACATGGCGTGAAGGTCGAATACCAGATCGGCACCATGATCGAACTGCCACGCGCAGCTCTGACGGCCGACAAGATCGCCGAGGAAGCCGAATTCTTCAGCTTCGGAACTAACGACTTGACCCAGATGACCTTCGGTTTCAGCCGCGATGACATCAAAGGCTTCATGCCGACCTATCTGGCTCACAAAATTCTGCCGGTCGACCCGTTCCAATCCATCGATGTCAACGGTGTAGGCCAGCTGATTGAGATCGGGATTCAGAAGGGTCGTAAGAGCCGTACGGAGCACCACAAACAGCACTTGAAAGTGGGCATCTGCGGTGAACATGGCGGCGATCCGGATAGCGTTCACTTCTGCCACAAAGTGGGCATGGATTATGTGAGTTGCTCGCCGTTCCGGGTACCCATCGCTCGTCTGGCCGCGGCTCAGGCCGCTTTGGCCAAGTAAGCAGCTCGGATTCAAAAAATAAAAAAAACTCGGAGAATTCCTGTTCTCCGAGCTTTTTCGCATTAATGGGCCAGGCTTATTTCGGTTCGGTCAGTCGACCCAGGAACAAGATACTTCCCGACTTGTTATCGCGAATCATAAACAGGAAGGGATGATCGCAGCGAACGAAAATCGGCGGAGCAGTTGGTTTCATTGCTCGCAAGGCGACGATAGCGGCCGAGGCGGCTGCGGCTTCGGTTCCCTCCTCATTCACTTCGACGAAACTCTTGTGCACCACCTTGGTAAGGACCAGATTTTTCGTGCCGTCCATGCCACTGAGGTTGGATTTGGGTCCGAATGCATCGCTCATGCCCATTTTGGCAAGTGTCGATTCGAGATCGAATTGGCTCTCCAGTTTGAATTTGGGAAGTAAGACGTTCACATCTTTGGTCGGCTTCATCGAACCGATCCAGCCGGTCATCTTCGTACCGGTCAGATCCGCTTCAAGGGCGTTCAGACCGTCCACTTTTTTCGGCAGGAGAATCACCATCGAGAGTTCGTCCTTGCTGTAAGGCAGGGCGACCATCTGAAAATCGTCGTTCTGGAAGTAAGAGTATTCATTTTTAATCACCATCAGCTGGGTGGGAACTTTATGGTCCGCTGAAGTGGAAAAGTCGGCCTTCTGCGTCAGCTTGGGATCGAAGGTCTTCTTCCAGGCTCCCTTGAAATAAATGGCGTTGACCAGCACTAACTTGGTGAGAGAATCGACAGTCCCCGGGGCGAGCAGGTTTTGAATTTTGTTGTTGGTCTTAGACTCGACCCACTTGTTGATCTCCAGGCGCGATGCCTCGGTGTTACCGACAAAGTCGACTTCTTTCAGGCCGGCCTGGTAGTACTTCTGCGTGTCCTGCATAAAGGAAGCGAGCCAGGGATGCCCCTTCTGACCGAAGAGAGAATTCGCCACGC
The genomic region above belongs to Telmatocola sphagniphila and contains:
- a CDS encoding serpin family protein, with protein sequence MHRALIIMAIFGLTAGCAQSDAAETKAVVDSNTQFAFDLYAKLKDSKGNLFLSPFSISTALAMTSTGAREETLQQMMQVLHLRPGSNEGFAELLQKLNSADPKAYQLSVANSLFGQKGHPWLASFMQDTQKYYQAGLKEVDFVGNTEASRLEINKWVESKTNNKIQNLLAPGTVDSLTKLVLVNAIYFKGAWKKTFDPKLTQKADFSTSADHKVPTQLMVIKNEYSYFQNDDFQMVALPYSKDELSMVILLPKKVDGLNALEADLTGTKMTGWIGSMKPTKDVNVLLPKFKLESQFDLESTLAKMGMSDAFGPKSNLSGMDGTKNLVLTKVVHKSFVEVNEEGTEAAAASAAIVALRAMKPTAPPIFVRCDHPFLFMIRDNKSGSILFLGRLTEPK
- the ppdK gene encoding pyruvate, phosphate dikinase, yielding MSQKHVYSFGGKTADGNGKQKELLGGKGANLAEMCLIGIPVPPGFTITTEVCAAYYEAGKKIPEAAVPEIDAAVTKMEAVFGGKKFGDPADPLLVSVRSGAALSMPGMMNTILNLGLTDTSVEGLAKKTGNPRFAYDSFRRLIDMFGSTAMGCEHEDFEHEIHKLKEEKKVKLDTDLSADDLKELVKRYKAVYKKHVGEDFPNDPRKQLMLSINAVFNSWHGHKAVEYRRIERITGLKGTAVNVQAMVFGNMGESSGTGVAFTRDPNTGENVFYGDYLINAQGEDVVAGIRTPEPIAKLEEQMPKVYAQLVEIRQTLEKHFKDMQDIEFTVQDGVLYMLQTRNGKRTGTAAVKIAVDMVKEKLIDEATAVKRVNPDSLNHLLQPQLDPKSKIKPVAQGIAASPGGASGKIVLSAEAAVEHAAKHPGDPIMLVRKETSPEDVAGMHLARGILTSTGGKASHAAVVARGWGKPCVVGCEAVKIDEKAGVVVISGQTLKAGDFITINGTTGDVMIGKVETIAPSMTGDFSTLMTWADKSRKLKIRTNADSPADALKAREFGAEGIGLCRTEHMFFGEDRISAVREMILSTTEEGRKKALAKIEPYQKADFVGIFEAMDGFPVTIRLLDPPLHEFLPQKDNKAGAEAVAKQIGVTVEKIFERVEELHEMNPMMGFRGCRLPLVFPEIGDMQVRAIIEAAIEVKKKGKSVLPEIMIPLVGIVEELIILKKRAIAVAEEAMAKHGVKVEYQIGTMIELPRAALTADKIAEEAEFFSFGTNDLTQMTFGFSRDDIKGFMPTYLAHKILPVDPFQSIDVNGVGQLIEIGIQKGRKSRTEHHKQHLKVGICGEHGGDPDSVHFCHKVGMDYVSCSPFRVPIARLAAAQAALAK
- a CDS encoding DinB family protein; its protein translation is MSSPINTTLFRYMMGLTQKVFAEIPEEQTRTQPTPAINPPIWVIGHLCMAWDGALALLGGTKLCPQEYTQWFGPGSNLADMPKELPSKKEMLAQLSQISEMILTALNEVSPQRLEKPNPSRFFNKELPTVRDFVENLLFSHHALHLGQLSIWCKLMNLPKVINF
- a CDS encoding TIGR01777 family oxidoreductase produces the protein MRIFVTGGTGLIGRKLLPRLVEANHEVFLLSRHEGPVSESWTTITGDPAVADESWLKRVDECDAVIHLAGEPVFAHRWSKKFKQKLWDSRVLSTQILANRLREKRRSNRIFLSGSAIGYYGSRGDEELTEKSAPGTDFLAQLCQAWEAAASEAENAARVVSIRTGIVLDPAGGSLKQMIPPFRFFFGGPLSDGQQWMSWIHIEDQVEALLFALNNSQIQGPLNLTAPEPIRNWGFSKALGDQLHRPSWFPVPEFLMRIALGEVTEVAVGSQRVYPARLSENGYSFRFTSLKNALANLLG